The proteins below come from a single Papaver somniferum cultivar HN1 chromosome 11, ASM357369v1, whole genome shotgun sequence genomic window:
- the LOC113321646 gene encoding ABC transporter I family member 1-like codes for MFIRKPPRPRMLLNNVSCMRNAQLILRNINASVHDGGALVLTGANGAGKSTFLRMLACFSRPSAGEILWNGHDITKSGVFEQYKLQLNWLSLRDAVKEKFTVLDNVQWFEVLEGKSGKSKEALELMGLGRLINEKARMLSMGQRKRLQLARVVALDRPIWLLDEPSVALDTEGVKLLEYIIDEHRKKGGIVFVATHLPIHIEDAMILRLPERFPRRKTMVDLLD; via the coding sequence ATGTTTATAAGAAAACCACCGCGTCCTAGAATGCTGCTAAACAATGTCTCATGCATGAGAAATGCCCAACTAATTCTTCGAAACATTAATGCCTCAGTCCATGACGGAGGTGCACTCGTATTAACAGGGGCAAATGGTGCAGGCAAATCCACTTTCTTAAGAATGTTAGCTTGTTTCTCAAGACCCTCAGCTGGAGAGATCCTATGGAACGGTCACGACATTACAAAGTCAGGAGTTTTTGAGCAATACAAACTCCAGCTCAACTGGTTATCTCTGAGGGACGCCGTCAAAGAGAAATTCACTGTTCTTGATAATGTTCAATGGTTTGAAGTCCTTGAAGGAAAGTCTGGTAAATCAAAGGAAGCTTTGGAGCTTATGGGATTAGGCAGGCTTATTAATGAGAAGGCAAGGATGCTTTCCATGGGTCAACGGAAAAGACTCCAGCTTGCTAGAGTAGTTGCACTTGATCGGCCGATTTGGTTACTTGATGAGCCGTCAGTGGCATTGGATACTGAAGGTGTGAAATTGCTTGAGTACATTATTGATGAGCATCGAAAGAAAGGGGGGATCGTGTTTGTGGCAACTCATTTGCCTATCCATATTGAGGATGCGATGATATTGAGGTTGCCAGAGAGGTTCCCGAGAAGGAAAACCATGGTGGATTTGCTTGATTGA